From the genome of Hymenobacter sp. PAMC 26628, one region includes:
- the allE gene encoding (S)-ureidoglycine aminohydrolase has protein sequence MKLGSLTRSVVRRNHALIAPDGHINSNVPGWTDCTVNVIINEQMGARLCQTLVTLTADGKLTGMTQASQIFFYVVAGQVEAAADSTHKTLTAGQFVYVPTGQPYLFQNATPGTQLLTFHKVYEPLDGYPAPGVLWGEKDDSRAPVYMNDEALRIQELLPNELGFDMAVNIFTYQPGGNLPMVETHVMEHGLLYLQGQAIYLLDQQWYPVQQGDAIWMAPYCQQWAASIGKEPSVYIYYKNVNRFPTVV, from the coding sequence ATGAAACTTGGCTCTCTCACGCGCTCCGTTGTGCGGCGCAACCACGCCCTTATCGCGCCCGATGGCCACATCAACAGCAACGTGCCCGGCTGGACGGACTGCACCGTTAACGTCATCATCAACGAGCAAATGGGGGCCCGGCTCTGCCAAACGCTCGTTACGCTGACGGCGGATGGCAAGCTGACGGGCATGACCCAGGCCTCGCAAATTTTCTTCTACGTGGTGGCGGGCCAGGTGGAAGCCGCCGCCGACAGCACCCACAAAACCCTGACGGCCGGGCAATTCGTGTACGTGCCCACTGGCCAGCCTTACCTGTTCCAAAACGCCACGCCCGGCACCCAGCTCCTGACCTTCCACAAGGTGTACGAGCCGCTCGACGGCTACCCGGCGCCCGGCGTGCTGTGGGGCGAAAAGGACGACAGCCGGGCCCCCGTCTACATGAACGACGAGGCCCTGCGCATCCAGGAGCTGCTGCCCAATGAGTTGGGGTTCGACATGGCCGTCAACATTTTCACCTACCAGCCCGGCGGCAACCTGCCGATGGTCGAAACCCACGTCATGGAGCACGGCCTGCTTTACTTGCAGGGCCAGGCCATCTACCTGCTCGACCAGCAGTGGTACCCGGTGCAGCAGGGCGACGCCATCTGGATGGCCCCCTACTGCCAGCAGTGGGCCGCTTCCATTGGCAAGGAGCCCTCGGTCTACATTTATTACAAAAACGTGAACCGGTTCCCGACGGTGGTGTAG
- a CDS encoding nucleoside deaminase, with protein MEAPNPEFMREAIRLSIEKMQAGFGGPFGAVVVKDGQIIARGFNQVTTTHDPTCHAEVDAIRKACQVLGTFQLDGCDLYTSCEPCPMCLGAIYWARPARVFFGSTKADAAAVGFDDHFIYDEIEKPLAERSIPMQPLLRTEALASFRAWEAHASRTQY; from the coding sequence ATGGAAGCTCCCAACCCCGAATTCATGCGCGAAGCCATTCGCCTCTCCATCGAGAAAATGCAAGCCGGTTTCGGCGGGCCGTTTGGGGCCGTGGTGGTGAAGGATGGGCAAATTATTGCCCGCGGCTTCAACCAGGTCACCACCACCCACGACCCTACCTGCCACGCCGAAGTCGACGCCATCCGCAAGGCGTGCCAGGTGCTGGGCACGTTTCAGCTCGACGGCTGCGACCTCTACACCAGCTGCGAGCCGTGCCCCATGTGCCTGGGCGCCATCTACTGGGCGCGGCCGGCGCGGGTGTTTTTCGGCAGTACCAAGGCCGATGCCGCCGCCGTGGGCTTCGATGACCACTTCATCTACGACGAAATCGAGAAGCCCCTCGCCGAGCGCAGCATCCCGATGCAGCCGCTGCTGCGCACCGAGGCCCTGGCCAGCTTCCGCGCCTGGGAAGCCCACGCCAGCCGCACGCAGTACTAG
- the uraH gene encoding hydroxyisourate hydrolase, with amino-acid sequence MSQITTHILDTTRGEPAADVAVALLGQDGSDWPELARGTTNADGRLTDLLPAGTVLPPGVYKLKFYTLEYFTKHGRAYFYPLVEICFAVADDAHYHVPLLLNPFGYSTYRGS; translated from the coding sequence ATGAGCCAAATCACCACCCACATCCTCGACACCACCCGCGGTGAGCCCGCCGCTGACGTCGCCGTGGCGCTGCTCGGCCAAGACGGCAGCGACTGGCCCGAGCTGGCCCGCGGCACCACCAACGCCGACGGCCGCCTGACCGACTTGCTGCCCGCCGGCACCGTGCTGCCCCCGGGCGTGTACAAGCTAAAATTCTATACCCTGGAATACTTCACCAAGCACGGCCGGGCGTACTTCTACCCGTTGGTAGAAATCTGCTTCGCCGTGGCCGACGACGCGCACTACCACGTGCCGCTGCTGCTCAACCCCTTCGGCTACAGTACCTACCGCGGCTCCTGA
- a CDS encoding DUF6986 family protein: MKLSLPSTDLAALLDQLGAANLAFQKTYPGDRPDRQPVHTVYGGANLFKADTCVRMGEIALRNLQTYAPNFVELARVLQLAGHEHLPVLEHDVATLTARLDALPAGARKQEPAWLAYSVYNKIVHKLKREPVEDFRIDFEDGFGNRPDAEEDETAVRAAREVALGMQQGTLSPFIGIRIKPFTEDMKHRGVRTLDIFLTTLLAETGGRLPDNFVVMLPKVTIPEQMATMVRLLELLEKANGLAPGALKMETMVEATQIVMDEEGRNPLLRIVRAAEGRCIAAHFGTYDYTASAGITARYQTMAHPVCDFAHHMTKVALGGTGIFLSDGATNVMPIGPHRGDNLSFAQLRENQEAVHSGWRQAYHHTTHSLINGLYQGWDLNPAQLPMRYAATYNFFLSSYEGAVHRLKTFVERAAISTLTGDIFDDAATGQGLLNFFLKALNCGAISAEDIVPTGLTIEEIETRSFYRILERRRRHL; the protein is encoded by the coding sequence ATGAAACTCAGCCTTCCCAGCACCGACCTAGCGGCCCTGCTTGACCAGCTCGGTGCGGCCAACCTGGCCTTCCAAAAAACCTACCCCGGCGACCGGCCCGACCGCCAGCCCGTGCACACCGTGTACGGCGGCGCCAACCTCTTCAAGGCCGACACCTGCGTGCGGATGGGCGAAATTGCCCTGCGTAACCTCCAGACCTACGCGCCCAACTTTGTGGAGCTGGCCCGCGTGCTGCAACTGGCTGGCCACGAGCACTTGCCGGTGCTGGAGCACGACGTGGCAACCCTCACCGCCCGGCTCGACGCGCTGCCCGCCGGGGCCCGCAAGCAGGAGCCGGCCTGGCTGGCCTACTCGGTGTACAACAAGATTGTGCACAAGCTGAAGCGCGAGCCGGTGGAGGATTTTCGGATTGACTTCGAGGACGGCTTCGGCAACCGGCCCGATGCCGAGGAGGACGAAACCGCCGTGCGCGCGGCCCGCGAAGTGGCCCTGGGCATGCAGCAGGGCACGTTGTCGCCGTTCATCGGCATCCGCATCAAGCCTTTCACCGAGGACATGAAGCACCGCGGCGTGCGCACGCTCGACATTTTCCTGACCACGCTACTGGCCGAGACCGGCGGCCGCCTGCCCGACAACTTCGTGGTGATGCTGCCTAAGGTCACCATTCCCGAGCAAATGGCCACGATGGTGCGCCTGCTAGAGCTGCTGGAAAAAGCCAACGGCCTGGCCCCCGGGGCCCTCAAAATGGAAACGATGGTGGAGGCTACCCAAATCGTGATGGACGAGGAGGGCCGCAACCCACTGCTGCGCATCGTGCGCGCCGCGGAGGGGCGCTGCATCGCGGCGCACTTTGGCACCTACGACTACACAGCCTCGGCTGGCATCACGGCCCGCTACCAAACCATGGCGCACCCCGTGTGCGACTTCGCCCACCACATGACCAAGGTGGCACTGGGCGGCACCGGCATATTCCTCTCCGACGGGGCCACCAACGTGATGCCCATAGGGCCCCACCGCGGCGATAACCTGAGTTTCGCGCAGCTGCGCGAAAACCAGGAAGCCGTGCACAGCGGCTGGCGCCAGGCCTACCACCACACCACGCACTCGCTCATCAACGGCCTTTACCAGGGCTGGGACCTCAATCCCGCCCAGCTGCCGATGCGCTACGCGGCCACCTACAACTTCTTCCTCAGCAGCTACGAAGGGGCCGTGCACCGCCTCAAAACCTTCGTGGAGCGAGCCGCCATTTCCACCCTCACCGGCGATATTTTCGACGACGCCGCCACCGGCCAGGGCCTGCTCAATTTCTTCCTCAAAGCCCTGAACTGCGGCGCCATTTCAGCGGAAGACATCGTGCCCACTGGCCTCACCATCGAGGAAATCGAAACCCGCTCGTTCTACCGCATCCTGGAAAGGCGGCGGCGGCATTTGTAA
- a CDS encoding xanthine dehydrogenase molybdopterin binding subunit, producing MNHLDPQRHVRGESQYLDDVPEQQGTLFAAVYESPLAHGVLRGLDLGAARRAPGVVRILTAADVPGRNQIGGIVPDEPLLAEGHVHFRGQPVALVLARTERQAHAALKLIQADIEPLAITIDPRRAAAQGELIVPPRTFRIGDSAGAFAGCAHVFAGVAETGGQEHLYIETQGAYAFPTELGGVKIISSTQGPTAVQRHAAVVLGVGMHQVEVDVTRLGGGFGGKEDQATPWGCLAALGAFLTRKPVKLVLDRMADMRMTGKRHPYSSDFKIGLSQELKIMAYEVTYYQNAGAAADLSPAVLERTLFHTTNAYFIPNATATAYSCRTNLPPNTAFRGFGGPQGMFVIEAAITKAAEELGVLPSEIQRHNLLREGDQFPYRQPAEMCHAEQAWDTAAAQFDLAGQRTAVAKFNHDNQLFKKGLAVMPICFGISFTKTFMNQTRALVHIYTDGSVGISTGAVEMGQGVNTKIAQVAARTLGISINRIKIETTNTTRVANTSPSAASATADLNGKATELACLALRERLLRHASTEFSVEYEGIQIENEQVLAAGIPTETTWEKLVSSAFVRRVALTENAHYATPGVHFDASVEQGHPFAYHVYGTALTTATVDCLRGTYTIDSVQIAHDFGQSFSPAIDRGQVEGGVVQGIGWMTLEEVSYNDEGRLLSNSLNSYKIPDLYSVPAVLDVHFLDTPGHPNAILRAKAVGEPPLMYGIGAYFALRAAVRAFCPAGAPPLVAPMTPERVLGGLYPAFVAHPAGVVAGR from the coding sequence ATGAACCACCTCGACCCCCAGCGCCACGTGCGCGGCGAATCGCAGTACCTCGACGATGTGCCCGAGCAGCAGGGCACGCTGTTCGCGGCCGTGTACGAGTCGCCGCTGGCGCACGGCGTGCTGCGCGGCCTCGACCTGGGCGCCGCGCGCAGGGCCCCCGGCGTGGTGCGCATCCTCACGGCGGCTGATGTGCCCGGCCGCAACCAAATCGGCGGCATTGTGCCCGACGAGCCGCTGCTGGCCGAGGGCCACGTGCACTTCCGGGGGCAGCCGGTGGCGCTGGTGTTGGCCCGCACCGAGCGCCAGGCCCACGCGGCGCTCAAGCTCATTCAGGCAGATATTGAGCCGCTGGCCATCACCATCGACCCGCGCCGGGCCGCCGCGCAGGGCGAGCTGATTGTGCCGCCGCGCACTTTCCGCATTGGCGATTCGGCCGGTGCGTTTGCGGGTTGCGCCCACGTATTTGCGGGCGTGGCCGAAACGGGCGGGCAGGAGCATTTGTACATCGAAACGCAGGGCGCCTACGCCTTCCCGACCGAGCTGGGCGGAGTCAAAATCATTTCCTCGACCCAGGGCCCCACGGCTGTGCAGCGGCACGCCGCCGTGGTGCTGGGCGTGGGCATGCACCAAGTGGAAGTGGACGTGACGCGCCTCGGGGGAGGATTCGGCGGCAAGGAGGACCAGGCCACGCCCTGGGGCTGCCTGGCCGCGCTGGGGGCCTTTCTCACCCGCAAGCCCGTAAAGCTGGTGCTCGACCGCATGGCCGACATGCGCATGACCGGCAAGCGCCACCCCTACTCGTCCGATTTCAAAATTGGGCTAAGCCAGGAGCTGAAAATCATGGCCTACGAGGTCACGTACTACCAAAACGCCGGCGCGGCGGCCGACCTTTCGCCGGCCGTGCTGGAGCGCACGCTCTTCCATACCACCAACGCCTATTTCATCCCCAACGCAACGGCCACGGCCTACTCGTGCCGCACCAACTTGCCGCCCAACACAGCCTTTCGAGGCTTTGGGGGGCCCCAGGGCATGTTCGTCATCGAGGCGGCCATCACCAAAGCGGCCGAGGAACTGGGTGTGCTGCCGAGTGAAATTCAACGGCACAATTTGCTGCGCGAGGGCGACCAGTTCCCTTATCGACAGCCGGCCGAAATGTGCCACGCCGAGCAGGCCTGGGACACGGCCGCCGCGCAGTTTGACCTGGCCGGCCAGCGGACCGCAGTTGCGAAGTTCAACCACGACAACCAGTTGTTCAAAAAAGGCTTGGCGGTGATGCCCATTTGCTTCGGCATCTCGTTCACCAAGACGTTCATGAACCAGACCCGGGCCCTGGTGCACATTTACACCGACGGCTCGGTGGGCATCAGCACCGGCGCCGTGGAGATGGGACAGGGCGTGAACACCAAAATTGCGCAGGTGGCGGCCCGCACGCTGGGCATTTCGATTAACCGCATCAAAATCGAAACCACCAACACTACCCGCGTGGCTAACACCTCGCCCAGCGCCGCCAGCGCCACCGCCGACCTCAACGGCAAGGCCACCGAGCTGGCCTGCCTGGCGCTGCGCGAACGGCTGCTGCGCCACGCCAGCACCGAATTTTCGGTGGAGTATGAAGGTATCCAAATCGAAAACGAGCAGGTGCTGGCCGCCGGCATTCCGACCGAAACTACTTGGGAAAAGCTGGTAAGCAGCGCCTTCGTGCGGCGCGTGGCCCTCACCGAAAACGCCCACTACGCCACGCCCGGCGTGCACTTCGACGCCAGTGTGGAGCAGGGCCACCCCTTTGCCTACCACGTCTACGGCACGGCCCTCACCACCGCCACTGTGGACTGCCTGCGCGGCACCTACACCATTGACAGCGTGCAGATTGCACACGATTTTGGCCAAAGCTTCAGCCCGGCCATCGACCGCGGCCAGGTAGAAGGTGGCGTCGTGCAGGGCATCGGCTGGATGACGCTGGAAGAAGTAAGCTACAACGACGAAGGCCGCCTGCTCAGCAATTCGCTGAACAGCTACAAAATACCCGACCTGTATTCGGTGCCCGCCGTGCTCGATGTGCATTTCCTCGACACGCCCGGCCACCCCAACGCCATCCTGCGCGCCAAAGCTGTGGGCGAGCCGCCGCTCATGTACGGCATCGGGGCCTACTTCGCCCTGCGCGCCGCGGTGCGCGCCTTCTGCCCCGCCGGGGCCCCGCCGCTGGTGGCCCCCATGACGCCTGAGCGGGTGCTCGGCGGACTCTACCCGGCGTTTGTGGCGCACCCAGCCGGGGTAGTAGCCGGCCGCTAA
- the uraD gene encoding 2-oxo-4-hydroxy-4-carboxy-5-ureidoimidazoline decarboxylase, whose product MTLSDLNALPIAARAGALATCCGAPAWVGALNQRFPFATAAALLAAADAVWYGLAEADWREAFAHHPKIGDVGALKEKFASTAAWAAGEQGAVRRASDATLGALAAGNAAYEAKFGYIFIVCATGKSADEMLALLQARLPNAPAAEIQIATGEQAKITRLRLEKLLAS is encoded by the coding sequence ATGACCCTCTCTGACCTCAACGCCTTGCCCATTGCCGCCCGCGCCGGGGCCCTGGCTACCTGCTGCGGGGCCCCGGCCTGGGTGGGGGCCCTGAACCAGCGGTTTCCCTTCGCCACGGCGGCGGCGCTGCTGGCCGCGGCCGATGCGGTGTGGTACGGGTTGGCCGAAGCCGACTGGCGCGAAGCCTTCGCGCACCACCCCAAAATTGGCGACGTGGGGGCCCTGAAGGAGAAATTTGCCAGCACCGCCGCCTGGGCGGCCGGTGAGCAGGGCGCCGTGCGGCGGGCGTCGGACGCTACGCTGGGGGCCCTGGCGGCGGGCAACGCGGCTTACGAAGCGAAATTTGGCTACATCTTTATTGTGTGCGCTACCGGCAAATCGGCCGATGAGATGCTGGCCCTGCTGCAAGCGCGCCTGCCCAATGCGCCGGCCGCCGAAATTCAAATTGCCACGGGCGAGCAGGCCAAAATCACGCGCCTGCGCCTTGAAAAACTACTTGCTTCATGA
- a CDS encoding bacteriorhodopsin, whose product MTSATDFVPTAGEVGMLPMVTYFIMTVTAYCFLGNLVFSFLTNSSVAPEHRISRSYGGVISAVAGVSYLLITRFYHGMLFDLSQISSAEGREALLRHSYIAIGQYRYMDWAVTTPLLLLKASSMLRISFKEAAGAITLMLVADFLMVLTGYIGEQQITATGDIITSGVLFWGAVSTVFYVIAVVVLYRLYKQFASQGSDTERWGFRFIGYTTVTTWGVYPVGYLLTLTHIDFNYLHIAFSVFDVFNKVGISVVAYLVGKRLLDERLDAKKVLDGYAVA is encoded by the coding sequence ATGACGTCCGCCACTGATTTTGTCCCAACCGCCGGTGAGGTGGGCATGCTGCCCATGGTCACGTATTTCATCATGACCGTTACGGCGTATTGTTTTTTGGGAAACCTGGTGTTTAGTTTCCTCACCAATTCGAGCGTGGCCCCGGAGCACCGCATCTCGCGGTCCTACGGCGGCGTTATCTCGGCCGTGGCGGGGGTGTCGTACCTGCTCATCACCCGCTTCTACCACGGGATGCTGTTCGACCTCAGCCAAATTAGCTCGGCCGAGGGCCGCGAGGCGCTCCTCCGGCACAGCTACATCGCCATCGGGCAGTACCGCTACATGGACTGGGCCGTGACCACGCCGCTGCTGCTGCTCAAGGCCTCCTCGATGCTGCGCATCAGCTTCAAGGAAGCCGCGGGGGCCATTACGCTGATGCTGGTGGCCGACTTTTTAATGGTGCTGACGGGCTACATCGGCGAGCAGCAAATCACGGCGACTGGCGACATTATCACCAGCGGCGTGCTGTTCTGGGGGGCTGTTTCCACGGTGTTTTATGTCATCGCCGTGGTCGTGCTCTACCGGCTCTACAAGCAGTTTGCCAGCCAGGGCAGCGACACCGAGCGCTGGGGCTTCAGGTTCATTGGCTACACCACCGTGACCACCTGGGGCGTGTATCCGGTAGGTTACCTGCTGACGCTCACCCACATCGACTTCAACTACCTTCACATCGCCTTCAGCGTCTTCGACGTGTTCAATAAAGTTGGCATCTCGGTGGTGGCCTACTTGGTGGGCAAGCGCCTGCTCGACGAGCGCCTGGACGCGAAGAAAGTGCTCGACGGGTATGCCGTGGCCTAG
- a CDS encoding glycosyltransferase family protein has product MNILYGVPGEGLGHATRSKVVIGHLLAQGHDVRAVSSSRAFHVLDAAFPGRVLEIRGFHLAYKGLAVSKSRTSALILRTAPVSLQRNFRQYQQLLHDFRPDVVVSDFESFSYFYAKAHGLPVVSIDNMQIISRTRLDVAVPPQERGNYQLAKNIVRLKVPRSRHYFVATFFTPPVSKARTTLVPPIIRPEILAARPSQGPHILVYQSATTQHDLVALLQQLPEQEFRVYGFNKEESHGNVQLKAFSEAGFIADLASSRAIITNGGFSLISEAVFLHKPICAVPIPAQFEQWLNAAEVEKLGYGRHFAAITADNIRAFVGGLPGFAGALASYAQDGNAVLFANLDACLAGLAAE; this is encoded by the coding sequence ATGAACATTCTCTACGGCGTGCCCGGCGAGGGCCTGGGCCACGCCACCCGCAGCAAAGTTGTGATTGGCCACTTGCTGGCCCAGGGCCACGACGTGCGGGCCGTAAGCAGCAGCCGCGCCTTCCATGTGCTCGACGCCGCGTTTCCCGGGCGAGTGCTCGAAATTCGGGGCTTCCACCTGGCCTACAAAGGGCTGGCCGTGAGCAAGTCGCGCACATCGGCCCTGATCCTGCGCACGGCCCCGGTAAGCTTGCAGCGCAACTTTCGCCAGTACCAGCAACTGCTGCACGACTTTCGGCCCGACGTGGTGGTGTCCGACTTCGAGTCGTTCAGCTACTTCTACGCCAAGGCCCACGGCCTGCCGGTGGTCAGCATCGACAACATGCAGATTATCAGCCGTACCCGGCTCGACGTGGCCGTGCCGCCCCAGGAGCGCGGCAACTACCAGCTGGCCAAAAATATTGTGCGGCTGAAAGTGCCCCGGAGCCGGCACTACTTCGTGGCCACGTTTTTCACGCCGCCGGTCAGCAAGGCGCGCACCACGCTGGTGCCGCCCATTATTCGGCCCGAAATACTGGCCGCCCGGCCCAGCCAGGGGCCCCACATTTTGGTGTACCAGTCGGCCACCACGCAGCACGATTTGGTGGCCCTGCTTCAGCAATTGCCCGAGCAGGAGTTCCGCGTGTACGGCTTCAACAAGGAGGAAAGCCACGGCAACGTGCAGCTCAAGGCATTTAGTGAGGCCGGGTTCATCGCCGATTTGGCCAGCAGCCGCGCCATCATCACCAACGGTGGCTTTTCGCTGATTTCGGAGGCCGTGTTCCTGCACAAGCCCATTTGCGCGGTGCCCATCCCGGCGCAGTTCGAGCAGTGGCTGAACGCCGCCGAGGTAGAGAAGCTGGGTTACGGCCGGCACTTTGCCGCCATCACGGCGGACAACATCCGGGCCTTTGTGGGTGGGCTGCCGGGCTTCGCGGGGGCCCTGGCCAGCTACGCGCAGGACGGCAATGCCGTGCTGTTTGCCAACCTCGACGCCTGCCTGGCCGGGCTGGCCGCCGAGTAA
- a CDS encoding creatininase family protein — protein sequence MTPRPYILAETTWQYVKDAAYEVVVLPWGATEAHNYHLPYATDNIQCDYIAAEAARQAWEAGAKVVVLPTIPFGVNTGQLDITLDINLNPSTQLAILRDVVQVLARQGIPKLLVLNGHGGNDFRQHLRELQAEFPTVFLCTINWFKTVDRSQFFTAPGDHADALETSAMLHIAPALVRPLAEAGPGHARPFRIEAFRQGWAWAQRDWSQVTADTGAGDPAEATAEKGAAVLAATTRAIGQFLIELAAADPRDMYE from the coding sequence ATGACGCCCCGCCCCTACATCCTGGCCGAAACCACCTGGCAGTACGTGAAAGACGCCGCCTATGAAGTGGTTGTGCTGCCCTGGGGAGCCACGGAAGCGCACAACTACCACCTGCCCTACGCCACCGACAACATCCAGTGCGACTACATTGCCGCCGAGGCGGCGCGCCAGGCCTGGGAGGCCGGCGCCAAGGTGGTGGTCCTGCCCACCATTCCGTTCGGCGTGAACACCGGCCAGTTGGACATCACCCTCGACATTAACTTGAATCCCAGTACGCAGCTCGCCATTCTGCGCGACGTGGTGCAGGTGCTGGCCCGCCAGGGCATTCCCAAGCTGCTGGTGCTGAACGGACACGGCGGCAACGACTTTCGCCAGCACCTGCGCGAGTTGCAGGCCGAGTTCCCAACCGTGTTCCTGTGCACCATCAACTGGTTTAAAACCGTGGACCGCAGCCAGTTTTTTACGGCCCCCGGCGACCATGCCGACGCGCTTGAAACCAGCGCCATGCTGCACATTGCGCCGGCCCTGGTGCGCCCCTTAGCGGAGGCCGGCCCGGGGCACGCCCGGCCGTTCCGCATTGAAGCCTTCCGGCAAGGCTGGGCGTGGGCCCAGCGCGACTGGAGCCAGGTAACCGCCGATACCGGCGCCGGCGACCCCGCCGAAGCTACTGCTGAAAAAGGAGCCGCAGTACTGGCGGCCACTACCCGCGCCATCGGCCAGTTTCTGATAGAATTGGCGGCGGCCGACCCGCGCGATATGTACGAATAG
- a CDS encoding PIN domain-containing protein, which produces MVLDTNLVIGYIRRGQSLPTRAIISVIVAAELEAFALKADWGYQKVYVMRTIFERFPPISISEELIPTYAFLDAYSQGKLKETPLLPGVSARNMGKNDLWLAATALYFDEELHTADNDFDHLHGAGVLVVKSV; this is translated from the coding sequence ATGGTGCTTGATACAAATCTGGTAATCGGATACATCCGGAGGGGACAGTCGCTACCAACCCGTGCCATCATCTCCGTGATAGTAGCAGCCGAATTAGAAGCCTTCGCACTAAAAGCCGACTGGGGCTACCAAAAGGTGTACGTGATGCGCACAATCTTTGAGCGGTTTCCTCCAATAAGCATTTCAGAAGAACTAATACCCACGTATGCCTTTCTGGATGCGTATAGTCAAGGCAAACTAAAGGAAACGCCGTTGTTGCCTGGTGTATCGGCCCGCAACATGGGCAAGAATGATTTGTGGCTAGCTGCTACTGCTCTTTATTTTGACGAAGAATTGCATACAGCTGACAATGATTTTGACCACCTGCATGGTGCTGGTGTGCTGGTAGTCAAATCAGTTTAG
- a CDS encoding FAD binding domain-containing protein, whose amino-acid sequence MISFYLNDQPVHTAEPAASALLDFVRYHEHLMGTKIGCREGDCGACTVLVGELGPNGQRIAYQSMTSCLTPLGNVHGKHVVTVEGINQASGQLTPVQQAIVDHSGAQCGFCTVGFVMSLTGHSLGEKPVTEQSTRAAIDGNICRCTGYKSLERAAGALAAALAARPAADGLQWLSDRQFVPTYFQEMPAQLGALRAESAAAAVPTATTPSGAAGAPSGAGYPVSTSPNGHAQGQNGHPTHPFAHPLLSGGTDLLVQRLDELREQPVRLLFDQSGRRGIRHEAGAGRVVLGAATTAGQLLASELLCSLLPRLPEYLKLVSSTPIRNMGTVAGNFVNASPIGDLTILFLALGADVVLTNAAGAVRTLPLADLYLGYKKLAKTADEQVTEISFPVPLPGDLFNFEKVSKRTHLDIASVNTAAWLRVENGVLVAARLSAGGVGPVPLLLARTSSYLIGRELSADTVGGANEVMQEEISPISDVRGTTQYKRLLLRQLLFAHFLRFAPELAVAELL is encoded by the coding sequence ATGATCAGCTTCTACCTCAACGACCAGCCCGTGCACACGGCCGAGCCCGCGGCCAGCGCCCTGCTCGACTTCGTGCGCTACCACGAGCACCTGATGGGCACCAAAATTGGCTGCCGCGAGGGCGACTGTGGCGCCTGCACCGTGCTGGTGGGCGAGCTGGGCCCTAATGGCCAACGCATTGCCTACCAGAGCATGACGAGCTGCCTCACGCCGCTGGGCAACGTGCACGGCAAGCACGTCGTCACGGTAGAGGGCATCAACCAGGCCAGTGGCCAGCTGACGCCGGTGCAGCAGGCCATTGTGGACCACAGCGGGGCCCAGTGCGGCTTCTGCACGGTGGGCTTTGTGATGTCGCTGACGGGCCACAGCCTCGGCGAGAAGCCGGTTACCGAGCAGAGCACCCGGGCCGCCATCGACGGCAACATCTGCCGCTGCACGGGCTACAAGTCCTTGGAACGCGCCGCCGGGGCCCTCGCCGCCGCGCTGGCCGCGCGCCCCGCCGCCGACGGCTTGCAGTGGCTGAGCGACAGGCAGTTTGTGCCTACCTACTTCCAGGAAATGCCGGCCCAGCTGGGGGCCCTGCGCGCCGAATCGGCCGCGGCTGCAGTGCCCACCGCTACTACACCCAGCGGTGCGGCTGGGGCCCCCAGCGGCGCGGGCTACCCCGTTTCCACTTCGCCCAATGGCCACGCACAGGGTCAAAACGGCCACCCCACCCATCCTTTCGCGCACCCGCTCCTGAGCGGCGGCACCGACTTGCTGGTGCAGCGCCTCGATGAGCTGCGCGAGCAGCCCGTGCGCCTGCTCTTCGACCAAAGTGGCCGGCGCGGCATTCGGCACGAGGCCGGGGCGGGCCGCGTGGTGCTGGGGGCCGCGACCACGGCCGGCCAATTGCTGGCATCGGAGCTGCTGTGCAGCTTGCTGCCACGCCTGCCCGAGTACCTCAAGCTGGTGTCGAGCACGCCCATCCGCAACATGGGCACCGTGGCCGGCAACTTCGTCAACGCCTCGCCCATTGGCGACCTAACCATCTTGTTTCTGGCGTTGGGCGCCGACGTCGTGCTGACCAACGCGGCCGGGGCCGTGCGCACGCTGCCGCTGGCCGATCTATACTTAGGCTATAAAAAGCTAGCCAAAACCGCCGACGAGCAGGTGACCGAAATCAGCTTCCCGGTCCCGCTACCTGGTGATTTGTTCAACTTTGAGAAGGTATCCAAGCGCACGCACCTCGACATTGCCAGCGTGAACACGGCCGCTTGGCTGCGCGTCGAAAATGGTGTGTTGGTGGCCGCCCGCCTTTCGGCGGGTGGCGTGGGGCCCGTGCCGCTGCTGCTGGCCCGCACGAGCAGCTACTTAATCGGCCGCGAGCTGTCGGCCGATACGGTGGGCGGCGCCAACGAAGTGATGCAGGAAGAAATCAGCCCCATCTCGGACGTGCGCGGCACGACGCAGTACAAGCGGCTGCTGCTACGGCAGTTGCTGTTCGCGCATTTCCTTCGGTTCGCCCCGGAACTGGCAGTGGCCGAATTGCTGTAA